The following coding sequences are from one Lycium ferocissimum isolate CSIRO_LF1 chromosome 3, AGI_CSIRO_Lferr_CH_V1, whole genome shotgun sequence window:
- the LOC132050060 gene encoding probable protein phosphatase 2C 10: MDNLCCFSSGNSQLAGWSSGGKGRSQQGPAKYGFFLVKGKASHPMEDYHVAKFMQLRKGELGLFAIYDGHSGDNVAAYLQKHLFSNILKEEDFWTDPHSSILQAYERTDQAILSHNPDLGQGGSTAVTAILINGRKLWVANVGDSRAVLSRRGQAIQMSIDHEPHTERGSIENKGGFVTKMPGDCSRVNGQLAVSRAFGDKNLKSHLRSDPDVRTVDVDGDTDLLILASDGLWKVMSNQEAVDIAKKVKDPQKAAKQLAIEALNRESKDDISCIVVRFKV; this comes from the exons ATGGATAACTTATGTTGCTTCAGTTCTGGCAACTCTCAG CTTGCAGGATGGTCATCAGGTGGCAAAGGAAGAAGCCAACAAGGGCCTGCCAAGTATGGGTTCTTCCTGGTTAAGGGGAAAGCAAGTCATCCAATGGAGGATTATCACGTTGCTAAATTCATGCAGTTACGCAAAGGGGAACTAGGACTTTTTGCTATTTATGATGGACATTCGGGAGATAATGTGGCTGCCTATTTACAGAAGCATTTGTTCTCCAATATCTTAAAGGAG GAGGATTTTTGGACCGACCCTCATAGCTCAATCTTACAAGCTTATGAGAGAACAGATCAGGCTATTCTTTCACATAATCCTGATCTTGGACAAGGAGGGTCAACTGCAGTGACTGCAATACTTATAAATGGGCGAAAGCTATGGGTAGCAAATGTTGGAGATTCCAGAGCAGTGCTTTCGAGGAGGGGGCAGGCGATACAGATGAGTATTGATCATGAACCACATACCGAGCGGGGAAGCATTGAGAACAAAGGTGGCTTTGTCACAAAAATGCCAG GAGATTGTTCTAGAGTGAATGGTCAACTGGCTGTATCTCGTGCTTTCGGAGACAAGAACCTGAAATCTCACCTGCGCTCTGATCCTGATGTAAGAACCGTCGATGTTGATGGAGATACAGATCTTCTCATCCTTGCAAGTGATGGTCTATGGAAG GTAATGTCTAATCAAGAGGCAGTTGACATCGCAAAGAAGGTTAAGGACCCACAGAAGGCAGCCAAGCAATTAGCCATCGAAGCGTTAAACAGAGAAAGTAAAGATGATATCTCATGCATCGTTGTCCGATTTAAGGTGTAA